The following coding sequences are from one Burkholderia stabilis window:
- a CDS encoding DUF4148 domain-containing protein, giving the protein MKSIIVTIAAVAATATALLAAPAASYAQSSHSTLTRAQVRQELLDLESVGYEPVAGDGDNYPGDIVAAQERLAAKRLAERKSAEAAYGSNGAPGTDSGAPAVTAVKQ; this is encoded by the coding sequence GTGAAATCCATCATCGTCACCATTGCCGCCGTCGCCGCTACCGCCACCGCTCTCCTTGCCGCACCGGCCGCGTCGTACGCGCAGTCGTCGCACTCGACGCTCACGCGCGCACAGGTTCGCCAGGAATTGCTCGACCTCGAATCGGTCGGCTACGAGCCGGTGGCCGGCGACGGCGACAACTATCCGGGCGACATCGTCGCCGCGCAGGAACGCCTGGCGGCCAAGCGCCTCGCCGAACGCAAGAGCGCCGAAGCCGCCTACGGGTCGAACGGCGCGCCGGGCACGGATTCGGGCGCGCCGGCGGTGACGGCAGTGAAGCAGTAA